The Deinococcus reticulitermitis DNA window GGGCGAAACGGTGGCGTTTTGAGCGTTTCAGCCGCATGCTGATACTCAGGATGTCACGCCGCCCCTACCCCAGCGATGTCGACGACGAAACTTACCTGTTCATGCGTCCTTACCTGCTGCTTGCTCCTGAACACCACCCAGCACGCAAATATCCTCTGCGTGAAGTCCTGAATGCGGCGCTCTGGATTGCCCGGAC harbors:
- a CDS encoding transposase gives rise to the protein MSRRPYPSDVDDETYLFMRPYLLLAPEHHPARKYPLREVLNAALWIARTGSQWAYLPHDFPPYKIVHQQVLRWFEQGCFENMAH